The genomic window CCCTCTTTTTATTACTCACCAATTTCTTGCTTTTTGCTGACGTTGCATCATCACTTTTTGGCAGTTTGTCCGCCTCATCTTCATCAGAAACTCGATTTGGCCCCACCGTCAGATAATGGAAAAATGCTGAGGCAAAAGTAACGGCAAACCCAACGGCAGCTAACGGTTTCCAGATATTTTTCCAAAAGGTGACGGTGGGACTGATAGTCGGATTATTGGGCAGACCATGATACAGTTCGGGCTTATCACCATGATGCAATACATACATAACATGGGTACCTCCGACACCTTGTGGATCATAAAGCGCTGCATTTTGATAACCACGGGTTTTTAATTCTTCAACGCGTTCAGCAGCCAGTTGTTTCATCGCTGCCTTACTACCAAAATGAATTGCACCGGTCGGACAAGTTTTTACACAAGCGGGTTCCTGGCCGGCTTCAACCCGATCAACACAAAGGGTGCATTTATAAACTCGATTATCCTCTTTATTTAATCTGGGGATATTGAAAGGACAACCGGCAATGCAATAACCACAACCAATACAATGTTCTGAGTCAAAATCGACAATTCCATTGGCATACTGAATAATCGCACCCGCAGAAGGGCAAGCTTTCAAACAACCTGGATCCGCGCAATGCATACAGCCATCTTTGCGTATCAGCCATTCTAATTTTCCTTTCTCTTCAACTTCAGTAAAGCGCATCACCGTCCATGATTTGGCCGTTAAATCTAACGGGTTATCATAAACACCGACGTTATGACCAATTTCATCACGAATATCATTCCATTCGGAACAGGCAACCTGACACGCTTTACAACCAATACAGGTGGTTACATCAATTAGTTTTGCCACTGCCTCTTTATCACTGCGTACTTGAGGAGCAGGTGTCAGCGAATTAGTCGCAGAGCGGCGTATAATATCTTGAGAAGCCATCATCTACCTCCTTACACCTTTTCCACATTAACCAAGAACGCTTTAAACTCAGGTGTCTGAGTATTGGCATCACCAACAAATGGCGTCAGGGTATTGGCAATAAAGCCTTTTCGCGTCAAGCCTTGAAATGCCCAATGGATCGGGATACCAATCGTATCAATTTCACGACCATCTACCTTTAAAGTTCGGATACGCTTAGTCACCACGGCCTTCGCTTTGATATAACCACGGTTAGAACTTACCCTAACAACATCGCCTGCTTTGATACCTTTTTTCTCTGCCAATCGTTCACCAATCTCAACAAATTGTTCGGGTTGAATAACCGCATTCAAATGCGCATGTTTTGTCCAAAAATGAAAATGTTCAGTTAAGCGATAAGTTGTGCCAACATAAGGAAATTTCTCAGCATTACCCAATGCTTTAAGATCGTCAGCAAATAGACGTGCCGCAGGATTAGAGATAACATTCGGATGTAAAGGATTGGTTCCTAACGGGGTTTCAAAAGGTTCATAATGTTCAGGAAAGGGGCCCTCTGCCATTTTATCTATGGCAAATAAACGACCTAATCCTTCCGGTTGCATAATAAACGGTCCAACACCGGTATCTGGCGCGGCAGTGCTATAATCAGCGATATCAATGCCTGCCCATTTGCTACCATCCCATTGGATTAATTGACGTTTAGGATCCCAGGGGTTACCAGCTGGATCTGCCGATGCTCGATTATAAAGGATCCGGCGATTAGCCGGCCAAGCCCATGCCCAACCCAATGTATTACCTAAACCAGAAGGATCGGCATTATCACGACGCGCCATTTGATTACCCGCCGGCGTCCAACTGCCGGCAAAAATCCAACAACCACTGCTGGTGGTACCATCATCACGTAATTGCGCAAAAGCTGAAAGTAACTCACCTTTTTTCACCAGAAGATTACCATTGGCACCAGTCAAATCTGCCAACGCATAGCCATTACTTTCTTGCGCAATCTCTTCCGCGGTTGGGCGATAGGGATCATAGTAATTCCAGCGCATGTTCAATAACTGCTCAGGTACTGCGCCACCTTGTTGTTGATAAAGCAGACGTAAACGATGAAAAATTCCGGCTAAAATTTCACCATCGCCAAGGGATTCTCCTGGTGCATCCGCACCTTTCCAGTGCCACTGTAGCCAACGAGCGGAATTAACAATCGAGCCATTTTCCTCGGCAAAACAGCAGCAGGGTAAACGAAAAACTTCGGTCATGATTTTTGCTGGCTGCACATCGTTAAATTCACCATGATTTTGCCAGAAACAAGCGGTTTCAGTATTTAATGGATCAATAGTGACTAAAAATTTTAATTTGGACAATGCACTAATAATTTTATTTTTA from Arsenophonus sp. aPb includes these protein-coding regions:
- the fdxH gene encoding formate dehydrogenase subunit beta, whose protein sequence is MASQDIIRRSATNSLTPAPQVRSDKEAVAKLIDVTTCIGCKACQVACSEWNDIRDEIGHNVGVYDNPLDLTAKSWTVMRFTEVEEKGKLEWLIRKDGCMHCADPGCLKACPSAGAIIQYANGIVDFDSEHCIGCGYCIAGCPFNIPRLNKEDNRVYKCTLCVDRVEAGQEPACVKTCPTGAIHFGSKAAMKQLAAERVEELKTRGYQNAALYDPQGVGGTHVMYVLHHGDKPELYHGLPNNPTISPTVTFWKNIWKPLAAVGFAVTFASAFFHYLTVGPNRVSDEDEADKLPKSDDATSAKSKKLVSNKKRGITDDKKTE